DNA sequence from the Deinococcota bacterium genome:
TCTAGCACGGGCGGGAGGTGGGGTCAAGAAGCGGTTCAGCGCCACCAGCAGTTCCAAATATACCCTAACTCGAATCAAGCTCTGCGACCTCCTCAAGTTCAAGACCTTCAACCATAAAGCTCAGCAGGTGTAAGCACCCCAGCCGCGCTCATCCCCTCTTTCATAGCGCGTTGAATGGTATTCGGATAGATGTGATGCCGTCCCTGCCGACCGGAGCGAGGGTCAGTAGAACGTCTCTCTGAGGGAAACACGTACTGCCACGCCCATGAACGAACGGCTTGTGGATACTTTCGCGCTAACGCGTGGGGCATTTCGACCTCGCCGCAACCTTCGGCCAAGTCGAGCCCATGCAGGTTGCTCGCGTGCCGCAACTGCTCTTGTAAAGCAGGCACAAGCGCTTCCGGCAGCATGGTGATGCGGTCCTTGTTTGCCTTGCCGTCGCGCACAACGATGCTCAAATCAGCAAACTCGACATCCTTCACCCTGAGCCGCAGCCCTTCAAGGCGCATACCCGTTCCGTAGAGCAGCCTCAGAATCAAACCCCGGACACCGTCAGTATGCTTCAAAATACGTCTCGCCTCGTCGCGCGTTAAGACGCTTGGCAACCTTTTGGGACGCCTGGCCCATTCAACCCCCTCGATAAAGGGTACCTGAAAGCGAAGGACCTCTTGATAGAGAAACAAGGCCGAAAGGGCTAGGTTCTGGGTGGAAGCAGCTACATGCTTGTCACCTGCCAAATGGGTCAGATAGCCACGGATGTCGGCAATGCCCAATTGGCATGGATGTCTTTTGCCGTGAAACCGGCTATCATCAAGGATGTAGTAGGGGTAGGACATCTCTGTACTTGGGCTCAGGTAGCTTCAAGCGAATAACTTGCCTCACCTCATTCATGAAAGGAGAGGTTTTTGGTGAATAACGTTTTTGCGAATGCCTACGAACAAATGGTGCAATATGACACCCCCTATAGTGGCGTTATCCGTCACATGCCGTATAAGCACCTAAACAAAAGTTTTTGTGAAATTCTCAGGGCTAAGAGCCACAATCTGCCGAGGGCAAGGGGAGCAGCCTTCACAATTTCTTTTGCATGGGTACTTAACTCCTAGTTCTGCTGCTCGCGCGCGGCTTGGATGAAGCCTCATCGAAAAATTACTCTATAATGCGTATAATGGAAATACATATCAGAGAAGCCAAACCAAACGATGTGGACGCTCTTTCAGTTTTAGCAAAGCAGACTTACGCGACGGCATTTGGGCATTCAATGGCCTTCGCTGATTTGGAAGCACATCTCAAAAATCATCTCTCACCCGAAAAAATCGGTGAATCGCTCTTGAAGGATGTGTTTCTACTTACCTGCGTTGAAGATGAGATTATCGGGTTTGTGCAATTTGGCGAATCCCACATCGAGCAGGAACACATCGTGAAAACTGCTTCGTTTGTCTTTCATCCCCATGATAAGGAAATTCGCCGCCTTTACGTTTTGGCACCTTATCAGAATCGCGGTATAGGGTCTCAGTTGATGGATACAGCACTCACTCATTCACTCTTGGCA
Encoded proteins:
- a CDS encoding integron integrase is translated as MSYPYYILDDSRFHGKRHPCQLGIADIRGYLTHLAGDKHVAASTQNLALSALFLYQEVLRFQVPFIEGVEWARRPKRLPSVLTRDEARRILKHTDGVRGLILRLLYGTGMRLEGLRLRVKDVEFADLSIVVRDGKANKDRITMLPEALVPALQEQLRHASNLHGLDLAEGCGEVEMPHALARKYPQAVRSWAWQYVFPSERRSTDPRSGRQGRHHIYPNTIQRAMKEGMSAAGVLTPAELYG
- a CDS encoding GNAT family N-acetyltransferase; the protein is MEIHIREAKPNDVDALSVLAKQTYATAFGHSMAFADLEAHLKNHLSPEKIGESLLKDVFLLTCVEDEIIGFVQFGESHIEQEHIVKTASFVFHPHDKEIRRLYVLAPYQNRGIGSQLMDTALTHSLLATNSNIFLDVWEDNERAQRFYERYGFEKVAEKHFCVDSGVETGVDFVMVRRSRKS